The Methylocaldum marinum genome includes the window GCCTATCTTTTCACCGGCGACATGGCCGCCGCCGATCCGGTATGCAGCAAATCGCCCCACCGCAGCGCGGTATCGGAAGCGATCGCCAGCGCACGCTCGGCATTCGAAGCCAATGAACCAAAACCCTTGGTGTTCCGCAATGCCAAGAACTCCAAATCGCTGAGCGGCTGAACGCCGTTATCGATACAAAAAGCCGTGCATGCTACGAGGGTGAATCGGGCAGATCTTGCTTAATCTTGACGGGCTCGTTTACGCTTTTGGGGGATGTATCGCCAAACAAGTGAAGGACCTCGGGAACCCGCCCTTCGGGAACGATCGCGACTCAAGTCCTCGTAGGTCGGCAATCCTTTGCCGGCACCGCCGTCGGGCCGAGGATTTCGTCGGCAAAGAATTGCCGACCTTACTCGAGATTTCCCGTTGCTCAGATAGAAGATGCGCTGCAGGCCGTACTCCGCTTACGGACTTTCCCTTCGCCGGCTTAACGGCGGCTCTCCTGGGCCGACATTTCCGCATCCCGATTCGAGGATTCGGCACGAGCCTTCAAAACGCGAAATGGCTTGCTTCACCGACAAACATAGCGTTAGAGCTTTCCGTAGCCACGTATTTCGCAATTTAAGACTTGCCCAGCCCCTCCCATGGCTCAAACAGGGCTTCGGTTTCGATCCCGAACAGCTCGAGAATCCGTCCCACGGTCTCGTCGATTAGTTCCGCCAATGTTTTGGCCTTGCCGTAGAACGCCGGCAACGGAGGAAAAACGATCCCTCCCATTTCCGTGATAGCCGCCATATTGCGGATGTGAGCCAAATTCAAAGGCGTTTCCCGCGGCACCACGACCAATCGTCGGCGTTCTTTAAGGGCCACATCGGCTGCACGGGCAATTAAATTGTCGGAAAATCCGTGAGCCACGGCAGCCAATGTTTTCATCGAACACGGAGCAATGATCATGCCGCGGGTCTTGAATGCGCCGCTCGCGATACTGGCCCCGATATCGCCCACGTCGTGAACGACGTCGGCGAACGCACATACCTCGCTGCGCTTCATGCCCAGTTCATGGTGGATATTGAGCACGCCCGCCGAGGATACGATCAGGTGCGTTTCCCATCCCCCCATGTCGCGCAGCACCTGAAGCAAGCGTAGACCGTAAACCGCGCCGGTCGCACCGGTCATGGCAATAATCAAACGTTTATTTTCACTCATGAATCCAACCTCTCAGCCATCTCATCCGCTGCCGAAACCAGGGCGTCTATCATTTCCTCGCCAGCTGCGATATGGCCGGCGTTCGGCAGAACGCGAAGACCGGAATTCGGCAGGCGCCTGGAAAGACTGAAGGAAGATTCCACCGGACAAACCAGATCGCGACGGCCGTGGATTAAAATTACCGGCAAGCGACGAATCCTGCCACACTGTTCCAAAATGGCGTTTTCAGGGATGAAATACCCGTTGACGGCATAATGGAGTTCTATTCGAGCCTGATTGACGATCTCGGACGAAACATGCTCGGTCAATTCCGACGGCTCGAACTCGTTGCCGACGATAACCTGGCCACTCCATTGCGCCCAGACACGGGCGGCACGCCTTCGGGCCAACTCGTCATCCCCGGTCAGGCACGCGTACAGATAAGACAGAGGCCGATGCCGTTCAGGCTCGGGGATACTTTCCATAAATCGATCCCACTGTTCCGGGTAAATTCGGTCGGCGCCCGAGCCGACGAACCAGTCGATATCGCGTTGCCGTGCCAGGAACGCGGCTCTCAACACCAGCCCGGAAATCTTGGGCGGATGGCGCTGAGCGTAGACGAGACCCAGGGTTGCGCCCCAGGAACCTCCAAACACCAGCCAGCGTTCAATTTGAAGCGCATGGCGGATATATTCCAAATCCCGGATCAAATCGGCCGTGGTATTGCCGACGAGTTTTCCCTGGGGAAGCGAGCGCCCGGCACCGCGCTGATCGACGAGTACGACCCGATATTTTTCGGGATCGAAGAAGCGACGGTGGTAGGCCTTGCAACCGGAACCCGGTCCGCCGTGCAAGAACACGACGGGTAATCCGGAAGGATTGCCGCATTCTTCCACATGGATATGATGCCTATTCCGCTTGAATAGATGGATTGCGTAAGGTTCGATTTCGGGGTAAAGCGTTTTCATGGCGGGCTCAGGCCGGACAGAACCTTGGACCTGGCGTAACGAGACAATGGACCGACGGCGCTTTTATGGATTGGTCCAGAGCGTGGATAAAGCCAAGACGCGTTTTCGTAGAGGTTCAGTGCGATGTGCACAGGTGTTTCGATACGAATCATGCCGGACGATTCTACACCAGCGTCGCATCGTCGAACGGTTTTTCCCACAAGAGAAAAAAAGGGGGGACTGGAATCCCCCCCTTTTTATCGGCTCGGGAAAATATTAGAAGCCGAAACCGAGATAGGCGCCGGCGGTGAGGCCGTCGGTGTCTACGCCTTTGAGCACACCATTCTTGCTTTTAATGTCCAAGTCATCTCCCGTGAAGTGATAACGGAAATCGAGACCCGCCCACAGATCACCCCAGATCTTATATTCGGCGCCGGCGCCCAGCATCAGGCCGGGGTTCAGAACGGTAACACCGCTGGAAGGCGGGCTGATGACGTGGATGCCGAGACCGAACGGAATGATCCACGGTCGGAAATTACCCATGTTGTTGAACTTGATTTTCGGAGCAGCGGTAAGCGTGAATTGGGTAATCTTGTTCTCAATTACCTCCCCCCCGGTAAAGGCGTCAACCAGGAAATTTTCTCCGGTGCCGAAATTCTTGTATTCGAACATCACTTCGCCGTCGAGCGAGGCGATATCCGTCAGGCCCCAGAAATCGTCGGTCAACTCGTGGTCGAAACCGGCGCCGACATACCAACCGTCGTTGTCATTCTCGTCCGCGTTCCAAACCAGCGTTTCCAAACCTTTGTAACCACGGCCATGCTCCATCTTGGCATAACCGCCGCGGAAGAAGAGCAGATCGCGATGCTCTTTCTCACCCTTATCCGCTTCGGCAAGCTGTCTATCTACCTTCTCCTGCTGCGCCTCCATTTTCTCAACATTCTCTCTGGATTCGGAGCGAGCTCTCGCCAATTCCGAGCGTAGAGCACGCATCTCGTCTTCCATCATCTGCAAACGTCTCTCGATATCGGCCTGAGCGGACGTACCCTTGTAGTGGCTTTCCGCCATGGCCTGCTGCGGCACCAATCCGGCTACCGCAACGGCAGCCGTAACTACTGCGGCCATACCAGTCGAATTCTTGATCATTCTTATTCCCCCTCGTGCAAGTTGAACCTAACTCAGTTGCATGCCAGCAACAAAAAGTTGCATGTCGGCGCGATCCTAACAAAAAAAGCCCCATACAACAATTAGTCTATTTCATTATTTTTGCCATCGCCGGATATTTGTACCGTTGATTTTTCCGACACTAGCGGAAAGATAAAGCCTTGCGGTTATAATGGCGAGTTATGCTGTCAGACAGCTTGTGGGGCCAAGACTCGGGCGATTGCTGTACGATTCGGCAATGACTATGAGGACGGTTGCGCGAATCTCGAGCCAATGCCCGGCCCTCCCTTGCTTCTTGCCCGCGGCGAATCAATCCAAAAGGGAATTCACGACATTGCCTGTGTTAATCGGGATTTGGCGAATATTCGCACGAATGCAACATTCACTGTCCAGAAAATAACTACAGAGACACGACATGGCCGTAAAGAATCGATTACACCGTAGTGAGTTGGCTGTTCCCGGAAGCAATAAGCGGATGCTGGAAAAAGCGCCCGATTCCGGCGCCGACGTGGTCTTTCTCGACCTGGAGGACGCCGTCGCCCCGGACGACAAAGAGCAGGCGCGCGCCAACATCATCGAGGCCTTGAAGACCCACGATTGGTCGAAATGCGCCGTTTCCATCCGAATCAACGGACTCGATACCCATTACGCCTACCGTGATCTCGTGGAAGTGGTCGAAGCCTGCGGCGACAAGCTCGACACCATCCTGATCCCCAAGGTGGGCAGCGCGGCGGATGTCTATTTCGTCGCCACCCTGCTGTCCCAAATCGAAGCCTACAAAAGTTTCAAGGCCATCAACATCCACGTGCTGATCGAGACCGCGATGGGGATGGCCAACGTGGAAGAAATTGCACAGAGTTGCCCGGAGCGCATGGAGGCCATGGTGTTCGGCGTGGCCGACTACGCCGCCTCGGTTCGTGCCCGCACCACGCAGATCGGCGGAGCCAATCCGGACTACGGTATGCTGACCGACCCCGACGAAAACGGCCAGCGCTATTTCCATTGGGGCGACCAATGGCATTTCGGCATCTCCCGCATGGTTGCCGCCTGCCGAGCCTACGGATTGCGTCCCATCGACGGCCCGTTCGGCGATTTCGGCGACCCCGAGGGCTATAAAGTCGCGGCGCGCCGCGCCGCGGCTCTCGGCTGTGAGGGCAAATGGGCAATCCACCCGTCGCAAGTCGCTTTGGCGAACGAAATTTTCACGCCCACGGAAAAGGAAGTGAATCGAGCTCGGCGAATTTTGGTAGAAATGGAAAACGCGGCGAAGGAAGGCAAGGGGGCCGTTTCCCTGGATGGTCGCCTAATAGACGCTGCGTCGATCCGCATGGCTGAAAATGTGGTCAGACAGATCGAACAAATCGAAGCCCGAAAGTCGTGAGGAATTTCCGTCAGGCGGGTTATCGAGACGTAACCCGACATTCCTATCGTCGGGCCGCGGCCTGCCGGCCGAACCCGACCTATATCATTGAAAAGAGGAAAGTCATCAGTGAATATCCATGAATATCAAGCAAAGGAACTGCTGAAATCATACGGTGTGCCGGTTCCGGTTGGCGGCGTTGCCTATTCCGATCAGCAGGCGGCGCAAGTAGCCGAGGAAATCGGCGGAAACAAATGGGTCGTCAAGGCACAGATTCACGCCGGCGGACGCGGCAAGGCGGGCGGCGTAAAAGTCGCCGATTCCATCGAAGAGGTACAAAAAATCGCCGATGCCATGATCGGCACCCACCTGGTCACCCATCAAACCGGCCCCGAAGGTTCCATCGTTCAGCGCGTCTGGATAGAACACGCCAGCGACATCAAGAAGGAATTCTATCTGGGCTTCGTCATCGACCGCGGCTCCCAGCGCATTACGATTATTGCATCGAGCGAAGGCGGCATGGAGATCGAGGAGGTTGCCGAGGCGACTCCGGAAAAGATCGTCAAGGAAGTTATAGACCCGGCCATCGGTCTTCTGGACTTTCAATGCCGTAAGGTAGCCACTGCGATCGGCCTAAAGGGCAAGCTGATGCCGCAGGCGGTTAAGCTGATGAAGGCCCTCTATCGCTGCATGCGGGACCGGGACGCCCTGCAGGCGGAAATCAATCCGCTGGCCGTGGTCGGCAACGGCGACGACAAGCTGATAGTGCTGGATGCCAAGTTCAGCTTCGACGACAATGCCCTCTATCGGCAGAAAGCCGTCACTGAAATGCGCGACCTGGCCGAGGAAGATCCGAAAGAAGTCGAAGCCTCCGGCCACGGCCTCAACTACATCGCCCTCGACGGCAATATCGGCTGCATCGTCAACGGTGCCGGCCTTGCCATGGCCTCGCTCGATGCCATTACCCTGCATGGCGGACGTCCCGCCAACTTTCTCGACGTGGGCGGCGGCGCCTCTCCCGAAAAAGTCACGAACGCTTGCCGCATCGTGCTGGAAGACCCCAACGTCACGTGCATTCTGGTGAACATTTTCGCCGGCATCAACCGTTGCGACTGGATCGCCAAAGGCTTGATCCAGGCCTGTAACAGCCTCCAAATCCAGGTACCCCTGATCGTGCGACTGGCAGGCACCAACGTCGAAGAAGGCCGCAGGATCCTGGCGGACTCCGGCCTCTCGTTCATTACTGCCGAAAATTTGGACGACGCGGCAGCCAAAGCGGTCGAATCGGTGAGAGGGTAAGCATCCATGAGCGTATTCGTTAACAAGAACTCCAGGGTCATCTTCCAAGGCTTCACCGGCGAGCACGCCACCTTCCACGCCGAGGACGCGATGAAAATCGGCACCAATGTCGTCGGCGGCGTTACACCCGGCAAGGGCGGCACTACTCATCTGGGACTGCCGGTATTCGACACCGTGGCCGAGGCCGTGGCCGCCACCGGCGCCGATGTTTCCGCCGTCTTCGTGCCCCCGCCGTTCAGCGCCGATGCCCTGATGGAAGCCATCGATGCCGGGATCAAAGTCGCGGTGACCATCGCCGACGGCGTTCCGGTGCACGACATGATCCGCCTGCAGCGCTACCGCACCGGCAAGGATGCGATCATCGTCGGCCCCAATACTCCGGGCATCATAACGCCGGACGAATGCAAGGTCGGCATCATGCCCTCGCACATCTACAGGAAGGGTAATGTCGGCATCGTCTCCCGCTCGGGAACGCTCAATTACGAAGCCACCGAACAAATGGCCGCCCTCGGGCTGGGCATCAGCACCTCGGTGGGCATCGGCGGCGATCCCATCAACGGCACCGACTTCATGACCGTGCTGCGCGCCTTCGAAGCCGACCCCGAAACCGAAATCGTGGTCATGATCGGCGAAATCGGCGGCCCCCAGGAAGTGGCGGCAGCTCGCTGGGCCAAGGACACCATGAAAAAGCCCGTGGTCGGCTTCGTTGCCGGGCTCGCAGCTCCCAGCGGCCGGCGGATGGGGCATGCCGGCGCCATCATTTCGAACGAAGACGATACGGCCATCGCCAAGATGGATGCCATGGAAGCCTTGGGGCTTTATGTATCCCGAAACCCCGCCCACATCGGTCAGACCGTCGCGCGGGCAATGAAGGAAAACGGCATCGCCATCAAATAATCGGGTTACGATAGAGCGGGCTCGTCGGCAAAGGACTGCCGGCCTACGCGACCAGGGTGCGGAGGGACAGGAACCGTACCGGTCCACCGTTCCCGCGTCAGCGGTTTTTTTCATAACCAACGGATACCATCATGCGCGATATGTCGCCCCTGGAGCTGAACAGCTATCTCGAAACGGCCACCCCTCTCCTGCTGGACGTCCGCGAACCTCAGGAATACGCTCACTGCCATATCGAAGGCAGCGTCCATATTCCCATGAACGATATTGCCTCTCGGCTCGCCGAACTCGACCCGGATCAGGAAATCGTCGTCATTTGCCATCACGGCATCCGCAGCCGCATGGTCGGGGATTTTCTGGAGCGCCAAGGGTTTGCCGATATCGTCAATCTGCGCGGCGGCATCGACGCCTGGGCCAGGGAAGTCGCACCCGAAATGCCCCGATATTGATCGTGATTGCCCTCATACAGCGGGTCACCCAGGCCGAAGTGACCGTAGCCGGAGAAAGCGTCGGAAAAATCGGCCACGGAATTCTCGCCTTGATCGCGGTAGAACGGGGCGATACGGAAGCCCAAGCGGAGCGATTGGCCGAACGCCTCCTGGGCTACCGGATTTTCAGTGATGCCGAGGACAAGATGAACCTGAACCTCAAGGACGTGGATGGCGGAATCTTGCTGATCTCTCAGTTCACACTGGCTGCGGATACTCGCAAGGGAATGCGGCCGAGCTTCACCCCGGCCGCCGATCCCGATAGCGGAAAACGCTTGTTCGATTACTTGGCGGAAACGATACGGACAAGATACTCCCGCGTGGAAACCGGACGGTTCGGCGCCAATATGGCCGTGGCGTTGGTGAACGACGGTCCGGTGACTTTCATTTTGCGGGCGGCGCCGCCGGAAGAAACACAAAATCCTGTCTAGCACCGGCACGGGGATATCGGTGTCTGCGGACCTTCGGACGGTTTGTCGAGGGCTGCGCACATCGAAGAACCGCTTGAGCCGTATGAAGCCAAGCCTGCCCCATCCGTCCGCCACATTCAATAGACCCCAATAGAAACCAGGCGCGCCCCGTCGCCAACTCTGTGTCAGGAAATTTTACATTGCCCGCACCGGATGCCGGTGGCTGCTTGATTATCGATGCAGCTTGCCAGCTCAATAGCTTATGGCTGAATCGCTCGGGCTTCGGCCGAGTTCGAGGATCTGGAACCCGATTACGCGGCAAAACCCGGACAGCGGACGTTGCAAAAACTTTACAGAAACCGATCCCACATCATTCCCCAACCATTCCCTAAAACAAATATCTAGATTATCGGCATGCATCTTGCGTAAACCAACGTTTGAGCTAGGCTTTGACCGGATGAAGGGATGCGCGATGGGGATAAGGATCGATCCGAACATGGTGGGAAATCATGCATTAACGACGTAAATCACTGGAGAGTATCTATATGGATCGAGTTTCTTCATCGCTTGTTGAACGAGCGACTTTCACCCTGTTAGCCGTGCCGCTACTCGCGATCCCTCTATTGGCCCAGGCTCAGGATAAGCCAATGGCTTCGGACGATTTGGCCGCAGGCGTCAACACGCAATCCGGGGTCGGGGCAGCCGACGCGGAATCGAAAGCTTCCACATTCGCGATGCCCGCCGTACAACCGGCTACCATGGGCTTCGTCGACATCTGCACGTTCGAACCCGTTGGGCCTGAAGCGCTTGTCATGACAGGCGATGATGCTGTTCTCGAAGTCACCGATCTGCTACCCGCAGACAGCAGATTCACGTTCTTCGGGGTTCATTACGGACCGGGACAGCCCGGGGGTGGAATTTTTGTAAACGCGAATGGATCAATCACTTTCGGCAATGGAGACACTAACTGGTCTGAATCGCTGGAGGAGTTTGCGACGACCGTGCCGAAACTGGCAGCCTTTTGGGATGATCTGAACCCGGGTTCAGCCGACAGTACCGTCACGGTGGAGTTCAAGCATCTCCCGGACCGACTGGTTGCCACCTGGAATCAAGTCCCGGAATGGCCTGACGGCGGGTCCAACACCTTCCAGATAACCTTACTTTTCGCACAAGGCGTCTACCAGTTTCTCTACGCCGGGATGACCGCAACCGACGGCCTGGTGGGTATCTCTTCCGGACGTCTCGTCGAATCCGATCTCAGCGCCCAACCCGGGTTTCTGGCAAAGCCGCTCGGCTATCTTGCCGAACTGTACGGCGGTGCTCCGGACGACCCGTTCGATCTCGACGGCCGCTGTATTCTCGGCGCGCCCACGCCGGCAGCGAACTCCTGGCCAACGATTTTCGTAAGATAGCATCAGCCGAGTTCATCCGGGACCGGCCTCGGGCGGTTCCCGGCTGCGCTCACAAGACCGCGGGCGGATGGAAACTCGAGTCTCCATTGCAATTCCCCCGATCGCCCCACCCACGCCGATCCTACGCCTCGATCAGTACCCGGTTACCTATCTGCACCAGATCGAACATTTCCAAAATATCGTTGCTTCTCATGCGGATACAGCCGTGCGAAGCCGGCACGCCGGTGACGCCGGCGTCGGGGCTGCCGTGTACGTAAATGTAACGCCAAGCGGTATCCACCTGGCCGTAACGGTTGAAACCGCGCTCCAGTCCGCCCAGCCACAGGATGCGCGTCAAAATCCAGTCCCTTTCGGGAAACCGAGCGGCAAGTTCGGCATCGTAAATTTCCCCCGTGGGCCGACGGCCGACGAATACGGTATTGGCAGGCAAGCCCGTTCCGATCTTGGCCCGAATGGCATGCCAGCCGCGCGGCGTGCAACCGCTGCCCATGCGTTCGCCGGGACCATTCTTGGCCGTAGAAACTAGCCAGCTACGAACCACCTCGCCGTTCTCGATGAGATCAAGCGCCTGGCGAGGTATGCTAACCCTGAGGTAATACGGCGATTCAGACGGCGGCTGACCGAGACTCAAGACACCCTACCCTTTCTCGAACAATGCTATGGACTCGACATGCGCCGTCTGCGGAAACATGTCCATGACGCCCGCGCGGACCAAACGATAGCCGTGCCGGTGAACCAGGATGCCGGCGTCCCTGGCCAAGGTGGAGGGATTGCAGGAGACGTAGACGATGCGGCTCGCTCCCCAGCGCGGCACATAGGACAAAACCTCTTCGGCACCGGCGCGGGACGGATCGAGCAGAATCCTGTCATATCGGCGCTTTGCCCACTCCGGTTCATCCGAGGATTGGCAGAGATCGGCAACATGAAACTCGAGGTTATCGAGACCGTTGACCTCCGCATTCTCGCGGGCGCGCTCGACCGACTCGGAACTGCCTTCGACGCCGATCACCCGGCTCGCGCGCTTGCCGATCGGCAAGGTGAAATTGCCGATTCCGCAAAAAAGGTCGAGCACCGCGTCGCCGGGAGCAGGGTCGAGCACTTCCATCACCCTATCCACCATCTTGCGATTGATGTCGATGTTGATTTGCGTGAAGTCGGTGGGCTTGAACCGGAATTCGATGCCTTGATTCAGGAGCGAATAGCTGAGCATCGGCGGATTCTCGGGATAAAGCGGGACGATCGAATCAGGGCCGTGCCGCTGCAGGTAAATGTCGAATTCGAACCGTATGCCGAACGCCTTCAGCCGATCCAGATCGTCCGGCGAGGCATCCTCGAGGATACGGAACACCAGCGCAGCACGCTCGTCGCCAACGGCGACCTCGATCTGCGGCAGCCGGTCCTTGATGCCTAGCGAACCGATCAGTTCGGACATATCCTGCAACCGCTCGTCCACTTTCGGATGCAACACCGCGCAGGACGCCAGATCGGCGATAAAAGGGCTGGAACGCTCACGAAATCCGACCAGCACCCGCCCCTTCTTCAGCACATACTTAACGCCGAGACGGGCTTTGCGGCGGTAACCCCAGTGCGGACCGGTCAAAGGCGGCCACAAAGGCACGTCTTCAATCTTTCCGATGTGCCGGAACTGATCCGCCAAAAGCTTTTCCTTTTCTTCGATTTGCGCCGCGTCGGCAAGATGCTGGAAGCTACAACCGCCGCAGACGCCGAAACTCGGGCAGCGAGGTTGAACCCGCCCCGGGGCCGGCGTTACGACCTCCTCGACCTTGCCTTCGGCATAATCGCGGCGAATCGCCGTATAGACGAAGCTCACGTCTTCACCCGGCAGCGCGCCGTCGATGAATACCGCCTTGCCTTCGATGTGCGCCACGCCTCGCCCGTCATGGGCAAACGATTCGATATGTGCGGGAAACGCCTCCTTTGGAAGCGGTTTCTTGCGCGCTCGTGCCGCCATACTCAATCCGGAAACACGCCGGTGGACAAGTAGCGATCGCCACGGTCGCAGATGATGACGACGATTACGGCGTTCTCGACTTCCTCGGACAGGCGCAACGCCGCCGACACCGCGCCGCCGGACGAAATGCCGGCAAAAATGCCTTCGCGCGCCGCAAGCAGGCGGGTGGTTTCTTCGGCCTCCTCCTGCGTCACGTCCATGATGCAGTCAATCCGGCTGAAATCGCAGATTTTCGGCAGATATTCCTTGGGCCAGCGGCGTATGCCCGGAATCTTGGCCTGATCCTTGGGCTGCACCCCGATGATCTGGATGGCCCCATTCTTCTCTTTGAGAAAAGCCGACGTGCCCATGATGGTGCCGGTGGTTCCCATGGAACTGACGAAGTGTGTTACCGTGCCCTCGGTATCGCGCCAAATCTCGGGACCGGTGCCTTCGTAATGGGCGCGAGGGTTATCCGGATTGGCGAACTGATCGAGAATTCGACCTTCTCCCTTTCGTTCCAGTTCCCGCGCCAGATCGATGGCCGCTTCCATGCTGCCTTCCGCAGGCGTCAGAAGAATTTCGGCACCGAACGCTTTCATTACGGCCCGCCGTTCCACGCTCATGTTTTCCGGCATGATCAGGGTCATCCGATAACCCTTGATGGCTGCCGCCATCGCCAGAGCGATGCCGGTGTTGCCGCTGGTCGCTTCGATCAGCCGATCGCCCGGCCTGATTTCGCCGCGTTCCTCCGCGCGCCTGATCATACTGACCGCCGGCCGGTCCTTCACCGATCCCGCGGGATTGTCGCCTTCCAGCTTCGCCAGAACAACATTGCTCGTTTCTCCCGGAAGACGCTGCAATCTGACCAGTGGCGTATTTCCGACAAAGGATTCAATGGTGGGAAAAATCATGGCCGTTCTCAAGGGGTTGATATTCCTGAGCGATGCGCTCAACTATGGGATA containing:
- a CDS encoding UbiX family flavin prenyltransferase; the protein is MSENKRLIIAMTGATGAVYGLRLLQVLRDMGGWETHLIVSSAGVLNIHHELGMKRSEVCAFADVVHDVGDIGASIASGAFKTRGMIIAPCSMKTLAAVAHGFSDNLIARAADVALKERRRLVVVPRETPLNLAHIRNMAAITEMGGIVFPPLPAFYGKAKTLAELIDETVGRILELFGIETEALFEPWEGLGKS
- the pip gene encoding prolyl aminopeptidase encodes the protein MKTLYPEIEPYAIHLFKRNRHHIHVEECGNPSGLPVVFLHGGPGSGCKAYHRRFFDPEKYRVVLVDQRGAGRSLPQGKLVGNTTADLIRDLEYIRHALQIERWLVFGGSWGATLGLVYAQRHPPKISGLVLRAAFLARQRDIDWFVGSGADRIYPEQWDRFMESIPEPERHRPLSYLYACLTGDDELARRRAARVWAQWSGQVIVGNEFEPSELTEHVSSEIVNQARIELHYAVNGYFIPENAILEQCGRIRRLPVILIHGRRDLVCPVESSFSLSRRLPNSGLRVLPNAGHIAAGEEMIDALVSAADEMAERLDS
- a CDS encoding HpcH/HpaI aldolase/citrate lyase family protein; translation: MAVKNRLHRSELAVPGSNKRMLEKAPDSGADVVFLDLEDAVAPDDKEQARANIIEALKTHDWSKCAVSIRINGLDTHYAYRDLVEVVEACGDKLDTILIPKVGSAADVYFVATLLSQIEAYKSFKAINIHVLIETAMGMANVEEIAQSCPERMEAMVFGVADYAASVRARTTQIGGANPDYGMLTDPDENGQRYFHWGDQWHFGISRMVAACRAYGLRPIDGPFGDFGDPEGYKVAARRAAALGCEGKWAIHPSQVALANEIFTPTEKEVNRARRILVEMENAAKEGKGAVSLDGRLIDAASIRMAENVVRQIEQIEARKS
- the sucC gene encoding ADP-forming succinate--CoA ligase subunit beta, yielding MNIHEYQAKELLKSYGVPVPVGGVAYSDQQAAQVAEEIGGNKWVVKAQIHAGGRGKAGGVKVADSIEEVQKIADAMIGTHLVTHQTGPEGSIVQRVWIEHASDIKKEFYLGFVIDRGSQRITIIASSEGGMEIEEVAEATPEKIVKEVIDPAIGLLDFQCRKVATAIGLKGKLMPQAVKLMKALYRCMRDRDALQAEINPLAVVGNGDDKLIVLDAKFSFDDNALYRQKAVTEMRDLAEEDPKEVEASGHGLNYIALDGNIGCIVNGAGLAMASLDAITLHGGRPANFLDVGGGASPEKVTNACRIVLEDPNVTCILVNIFAGINRCDWIAKGLIQACNSLQIQVPLIVRLAGTNVEEGRRILADSGLSFITAENLDDAAAKAVESVRG
- the sucD gene encoding succinate--CoA ligase subunit alpha, producing the protein MSVFVNKNSRVIFQGFTGEHATFHAEDAMKIGTNVVGGVTPGKGGTTHLGLPVFDTVAEAVAATGADVSAVFVPPPFSADALMEAIDAGIKVAVTIADGVPVHDMIRLQRYRTGKDAIIVGPNTPGIITPDECKVGIMPSHIYRKGNVGIVSRSGTLNYEATEQMAALGLGISTSVGIGGDPINGTDFMTVLRAFEADPETEIVVMIGEIGGPQEVAAARWAKDTMKKPVVGFVAGLAAPSGRRMGHAGAIISNEDDTAIAKMDAMEALGLYVSRNPAHIGQTVARAMKENGIAIK
- a CDS encoding rhodanese-like domain-containing protein, whose product is MRDMSPLELNSYLETATPLLLDVREPQEYAHCHIEGSVHIPMNDIASRLAELDPDQEIVVICHHGIRSRMVGDFLERQGFADIVNLRGGIDAWAREVAPEMPRY
- the dtd gene encoding D-aminoacyl-tRNA deacylase codes for the protein MIALIQRVTQAEVTVAGESVGKIGHGILALIAVERGDTEAQAERLAERLLGYRIFSDAEDKMNLNLKDVDGGILLISQFTLAADTRKGMRPSFTPAADPDSGKRLFDYLAETIRTRYSRVETGRFGANMAVALVNDGPVTFILRAAPPEETQNPV
- a CDS encoding L,D-transpeptidase, whose amino-acid sequence is MSLGQPPSESPYYLRVSIPRQALDLIENGEVVRSWLVSTAKNGPGERMGSGCTPRGWHAIRAKIGTGLPANTVFVGRRPTGEIYDAELAARFPERDWILTRILWLGGLERGFNRYGQVDTAWRYIYVHGSPDAGVTGVPASHGCIRMRSNDILEMFDLVQIGNRVLIEA
- the rlmD gene encoding 23S rRNA (uracil(1939)-C(5))-methyltransferase RlmD, coding for MAARARKKPLPKEAFPAHIESFAHDGRGVAHIEGKAVFIDGALPGEDVSFVYTAIRRDYAEGKVEEVVTPAPGRVQPRCPSFGVCGGCSFQHLADAAQIEEKEKLLADQFRHIGKIEDVPLWPPLTGPHWGYRRKARLGVKYVLKKGRVLVGFRERSSPFIADLASCAVLHPKVDERLQDMSELIGSLGIKDRLPQIEVAVGDERAALVFRILEDASPDDLDRLKAFGIRFEFDIYLQRHGPDSIVPLYPENPPMLSYSLLNQGIEFRFKPTDFTQINIDINRKMVDRVMEVLDPAPGDAVLDLFCGIGNFTLPIGKRASRVIGVEGSSESVERARENAEVNGLDNLEFHVADLCQSSDEPEWAKRRYDRILLDPSRAGAEEVLSYVPRWGASRIVYVSCNPSTLARDAGILVHRHGYRLVRAGVMDMFPQTAHVESIALFEKG
- the cysM gene encoding cysteine synthase CysM; protein product: MIFPTIESFVGNTPLVRLQRLPGETSNVVLAKLEGDNPAGSVKDRPAVSMIRRAEERGEIRPGDRLIEATSGNTGIALAMAAAIKGYRMTLIMPENMSVERRAVMKAFGAEILLTPAEGSMEAAIDLARELERKGEGRILDQFANPDNPRAHYEGTGPEIWRDTEGTVTHFVSSMGTTGTIMGTSAFLKEKNGAIQIIGVQPKDQAKIPGIRRWPKEYLPKICDFSRIDCIMDVTQEEAEETTRLLAAREGIFAGISSGGAVSAALRLSEEVENAVIVVIICDRGDRYLSTGVFPD